The following are from one region of the Cyanobium gracile PCC 6307 genome:
- a CDS encoding glycosyltransferase family 61 protein: MSRQLLTETRDILALPSFPVALQGRPTEGLFWDPRQDRVVLDALPAISTPPGHHEVQVDAGALASASQSHADQSRVIEPTAIFGGYLLRHFGHFLHESLSRLWWLGQGKSPNSLVEGVRRRLQAEGGDVVFFMPHWLDDGKDLPAYMAEVLTGLGLPIERIRILVEPAHLRHLLIPAQCWGFRFDQPAWNEELGCDCRELMRNLLGSYDRTAAPGESTLPSPEKLYVTRTGLPLQLGRLIGDVFLDRLMEAAGFRIYHPERHSIAEQIRQYSHANELVFMDGSALYLLWFCRLRPGVRIRVILRRRQGAWMCDQVKLLLPATAGLRWQVVDALKAESLTSENDWESHNLANISALAHQLAPKTHLPREQIRHTLTICTEELVANLDAAQLAGVLQALLYQLLPPSEPPISGTRAQLRRLAGRLKRRLTSP, encoded by the coding sequence ATGTCGCGGCAGCTGCTCACGGAGACTCGGGACATCCTGGCGCTGCCTTCCTTCCCTGTTGCCCTGCAGGGGAGGCCGACGGAAGGACTGTTCTGGGACCCCAGGCAGGACCGGGTCGTCCTCGATGCCCTCCCGGCCATCAGTACGCCGCCCGGGCACCACGAGGTTCAGGTGGATGCCGGTGCACTGGCATCAGCCAGCCAGAGCCACGCCGACCAGAGCAGGGTCATCGAACCCACGGCGATTTTCGGGGGCTATCTGCTGCGGCACTTCGGCCATTTCCTGCACGAGAGCCTCAGCAGGCTGTGGTGGCTGGGCCAAGGAAAGTCCCCCAATTCTCTGGTCGAAGGGGTCCGGAGGCGGCTGCAGGCGGAGGGGGGCGATGTGGTCTTCTTCATGCCCCACTGGCTTGATGACGGCAAGGACCTTCCCGCCTACATGGCCGAGGTGCTCACGGGCCTGGGACTGCCCATCGAGAGAATCCGGATCCTGGTGGAGCCGGCCCACCTCCGCCACCTCCTGATCCCTGCCCAGTGCTGGGGGTTCCGTTTCGATCAGCCCGCCTGGAACGAAGAGCTGGGCTGTGACTGTCGTGAGCTGATGCGCAACCTGCTGGGCAGCTACGACAGGACGGCGGCGCCCGGGGAGAGCACGTTGCCTTCCCCGGAGAAGCTTTACGTCACCCGCACCGGACTGCCCCTCCAGCTGGGGCGACTGATCGGCGATGTCTTCCTTGACCGGCTGATGGAGGCCGCAGGCTTTCGGATCTACCACCCCGAACGGCACTCCATCGCCGAACAGATCCGGCAGTACTCCCACGCCAACGAGCTGGTTTTCATGGACGGCAGCGCCCTTTATCTGCTCTGGTTCTGCCGACTGCGGCCAGGGGTACGCATCAGGGTGATCCTGCGGCGCCGTCAGGGGGCCTGGATGTGTGATCAGGTCAAGCTCCTGCTGCCGGCCACCGCCGGCCTCCGCTGGCAGGTCGTCGATGCCCTCAAGGCGGAGAGCCTCACCTCAGAGAACGACTGGGAGTCACACAATCTGGCGAACATCAGTGCCTTGGCCCACCAGCTGGCCCCGAAGACCCACCTCCCACGCGAGCAGATCCGGCACACGCTGACGATCTGCACAGAAGAACTGGTGGCCAACCTCGACGCAGCTCAACTGGCCGGCGTCCTGCAGGCGTTGCTCTATCAGTTGCTCCCACCTTCGGAGCCGCCAATCAGCGGAACACGCGCACAGCTGAGACGACTGGCTGGCCGGTTGAAACGTCGACTCACATCCCCGTGA